TTTTCGCAGGCCCGCAGGACGCCGGCATACATTTTCTGTTTGCTCAGTTCCTGATGAGCACCATCGCGTTTAACGACCCGAACGGTTGATTTTACCACTTCTTCGTAGGTTGTGTATCGGTGGCTGCAGTGCAAGCACATGCGACGGCGTCGAATAACATCGCCATTTTTTGTGGTTCGACTATCGACAACTTTATCGTCCTGACTTGAGCACTTCGGGCAACGCATATTTTCACTCTCCAGATTGGTTGAAACGGTTATTGGCATATGAAGCAAGATGGAAAAGTTATACATACAATATGTGGTACAGTCAAGAATTGTCCGATGATCCTTCTGATATCCTTGCGGTGCATCGACTTCCTGCGCAGGGCATGTAAGATGGGCCGT
The sequence above is drawn from the Spartobacteria bacterium genome and encodes:
- the nrdR gene encoding transcriptional repressor NrdR codes for the protein MRCPKCSSQDDKVVDSRTTKNGDVIRRRRMCLHCSHRYTTYEEVVKSTVRVVKRDGAHQELSKQKMYAGVLRACEKRPLSVAQVEALIDDVINEIDVQYDREVPSTVIGEKIMKRLAAIDDVAYVRFASVYRRFKKVSEFIGEIASMSNS